One Silene latifolia isolate original U9 population chromosome 4, ASM4854445v1, whole genome shotgun sequence DNA segment encodes these proteins:
- the LOC141650986 gene encoding F-box protein CPR1-like, producing MSSLPKHIIIHEIFSKLPVKSLLRFKCVSKSFYALISSPEFVEIHLRESRSPDANRLLILAGKDCRNLYSIDIDSPDSVTTIPLPCTPDESSPREVSIVGSIDGLICVGLRRGRYSFPMSKHVLINPSTRVFREIRYKRTPEVPFSEDIRVNFGFGFDDLNRDFKLVKITDVHETHGPLGTVVKLREVIVYSLNENTWKLVEIVNGRIDSLFMERQNGVLIKNHLLHWVFLDSNHNYRVGCFDTRSDNWAKDVPLPKELSKASNKFLARSLGVINGCLCFSIANSSLEEVWMMKDYEAKESWVKLFHITDYNYTCYYQFTQPFFCFRRESKDEVLCKNLDGKGLFWYDIGPITYGKKEKIKRIPAFFEGCFFTGSLVEIPGGCHISRDKLNDYPLFL from the coding sequence ATGTCTTCGCTACCAAAACACATTATAATTCATGAGATCTTCTCCAAATTACCCGTCAAATCTTTACTACGCTTCAAGTGTGTTTCCAAATCCTTCTACGCCTTAATATCATCTCCTGAATTCGTCGAAATTCACCTTCGTGAATCCCGCTCCCCGGACGCAAATCGCCTTCTTATTCTCGCTGGTAAAGATTGTCGCAATCTCTATTCAATTGACATAGATTCGCCTGACTCGGTCACCACAATTCCCTTACCATGTACCCCAGACGAGTCGAGTCCACGTGAGGTTTCAATTGTGGGCTCAATCGACGGCTTAATTTGCGTAGGACTTAGACGAGGCAGATATAGTTTTCCTATGTCTAAGCATGTCCTCATCAACCCTTCTACAAGGGTATTTCGAGAAATTCGTTACAAGCGTACACCTGAAGTTCCATTCTCTGAGGATATTCGAGTCAATTTTGGGTTCGGGTTTGATGATTTAAACCGTGATTTTAAACTTGTCAAGATTACGGACGTACATGAAACACATGGACCATTAGGTACTGTCGTTAAGCTTAGGGAGGTGATAGTCTATAGTTTAAATGAGAATACCTGGAAATTGGTAGAGATTGTAAATGGCCGTATCGATTCATTATTTATGGAGAGACAAAACGGTGTTCTCATAAAAAATCATCTATTACATTGGGTGTTTTTGGATTCAAATCACAACTATCGAGTTGGTTGTTTTGATACTCGGTCCGACAATTGGGCTAAGGACGTTCCTTTGCCGAAGGAGTTATCTAAAGCTAGTAACAAGTTTCTTGCGCGAAGCTTAGGAGTTATTAATGGGTGTTTGTGTTTCTCCATAGCTAATTCTTCATTGGAAGAAGTATGGATGATGAAAGACTATGAAGCAAAGGAATCTTGGGTTAAGTTGTTTCATATTACTGATTATAATTACACTTGTTATTATCAATTCACCCaaccttttttttgttttcgtaGAGAATCAAAAGACGAGGTTTTGTGTAAGAATTTGGACGGAAAAGGACTATTTTGGTACGACATTGGACCAATAACATACGGTAAGAAAGAAAAAATTAAAAGAATTCCAGCTTTTTTCGAAGGGTGCTTTTTTACGGGAAGCCTTGTTGAAATTCCAGGTGGTTGTCATATCAGTCGAGATAAGTTAAATGATTATCCTTTATTTTTATGA
- the LOC141650988 gene encoding F-box protein CPR1-like translates to MSKSLPTEIITHEIFSKLPVKSLLRFKCVSKSYNALISSPEFVELHLRESRSSDANRVLIVAGKGRRNLYSIDVDSPDDSVTTIPIQRTQDESTPDKVSIVGSVDGLICVVRATDTWSIPKYKYIIVNPCTRVFREILYTSTHNFFLLDKMVSSFGFGFDDLNNDYKLVTVMDVEHFYQPERDTYRETYREVMVYSLNQNTWKLVERVKDRIDSLMVSQNGALLKNNLLHWLFSDLNDCRIGCFDIRSDKWARDVPLTMNLYEHDEIRVRRLGVINGCLCLSTATNSSGVVWMMKDYETKESWVKLFHITPFLGPPPFVKFTEPFFCFRRASKYEVLVADLDMQRLFWFDIGATTYGRAKSVKRIPAFVGGCLFTESLVQIPGGRHIG, encoded by the coding sequence ATGTCGAAATCTCTACCAACAGAGATTATAACACATGAGATCTTCTCCAAATTACCCGTTAAATCGTTATTACGCTTCAAGTGTGTTTCCAAATCCTACAACGCCTTAATATCATCACCTGAATTCGTCGAACTTCACCTTCGTGAATCCCGCTCCTCGGACGCAAATCGCGTCCTTATTGTAGCTGGTAAAGGCCGTCGTAATCTCTACTCAATCGACGTAGACTCGCCTGATGACTCGGTCACCACAATTCCCATACAGCGTACCCAAGATGAGTCCACGCCAGACAAAGTTTCAATTGTGGGCTCCGTCGACGGCTTGATTTGTGTAGTACGCGCCACAGACACATGGAGTATTCCTAAGTATAAGTATATCATCGTCAACCCTTGTACGAGAGTATTTCGAGAGATTCTTTACACGAGcacacataatttttttttattggaTAAAATGGTATCAAGTTTTGGATTCGGGTTTGATGATTTAAACAATGATTATAAACTTGTCACGGTAATGGACGTGGAACATTTTTATCAACCTGAACGCGATACGTACAGGGAGACGTACAGGGAGGTGATGGTCTATAGTTTAAACCAGAATACATGGAAACTCGTGGAGCGAGTAAAAGACCGTATAGATTCATTAATGGTGAGTCAAAACGGTGCTCTCTTAAAAAACAATCTACTACATTGGTTGTTTTCGGATTTAAACGACTGTCGAATTGGTTGTTTCGATATTCGGTCTGACAAATGGGCTAGGGACGTTCCTTTGACGATGAATTTATATGAACACGATGAGATTCGTGTGCGACGATTAGGTGTTATTAATGGCTGCTTGTGTTTATCCACGGCCACTAATTCATCGGGAGTTGTATGGATGATGAAAGACTATGAAACAAAGGAATCTTGGGTTAAGTTGTTTCATATTACTCCATTCCTTGGCCCTCCTCCTTTTGTTAAATTCACCGAACCTTTTTTTTGCTTTCGTAGGGCATCAAAATACGAGGTTTTGGTAGCGGATTTGGACATGCAACGGCTATTTTGGTTCGATATCGGAGCAACAACATACGGTAGGGCAAAATCAGTTAAAAGGATTCCGGCTTTTGTTGGAGGGTGCCTTTTTACGGAAAGTCTTGTTCAAATTCCAGGTGGTCGTCATATTGGCTAA
- the LOC141650987 gene encoding F-box protein CPR1-like has translation MSSLPKDIIIHEIISKLPVKSLLRFKCVSKSFYALISSSELADIHVRESRSSDENRHLILAGKDCRNLYSIDIDSPDSVTTIPLPRTPDESKPRDIIIVGSIDGLICVGLRGGGGTFPTSKHVLINPSTRVFREIPYKRTPKVPFFGYISVSFGFGFDDLNRDFKLVRITDVHDAKGPLGTVIKLREVIVYSLNENTWKLVEIVKNRIDEIFMARPNGLRERQNGILVKNHLLHWVFLVSNNYYRIGCFDTRSDNWTRDVPLPKELCKACNKFVMRSLGVINGCLCLSTATPLLEEVWMMKDYETKESWVKLFHITDQFDYSCFYQFTQPFFCFRRESKDEVLGTNMNGKGLFWYDIGPITYGKKEKIKKIPDFFEGCFFTGSLVEIPGGCHISRDKLNDLFYECY, from the coding sequence ATGTCTTCGCTACCAAAAGACATTATAATTCATGAGATCATCTCCAAATTACCTGTCAAATCTTTACTACGCTTCAAGTGTGTTTCCAAATCCTTCTACGCATTAATATCATCTTCCGAACTCGCCGATATTCACGTTCGTGAATCCCGCTCCTCGGACGAAAACCGCCATCTTATTCTCGCTGGTAAAGATTGTCGCAATCTCTATTCAATTGACATAGACTCGCCTGACTCGGTCACCACAATTCCCTTACCACGTACCCCAGACGAGTCGAAGCCACGCGATATTATAATTGTGGGCTCAATCGACGGCTTAATTTGCGTTGGACTCAGAGGAGGCGGAGGGACTTTTCCTACGTCTAAGCATGTCCTCATCAACCCTTCTACAAGGGTATTTCGGGAAATTCCTTACAAGCGTACACCTAAGGTTCCATTCTTTGGGTATATTAGTGTCAGTTTTGGGTTCGGGTTTGATGATTTAAACCGTGATTTTAAACTTGTCAGGATTACGGACGTACATGACGCAAAAGGACCATTAGGTACTGTCATTAAGCTTAGGGAGGTGATAGTTTATAGTTTAAATGAGAATACCTGGAAATTGGTAGAGATTGTAAAAAACCGTATCGATGAAATATTTATGGCAAGACCAAACGGTCTAAGGGAGAGACAAAACGGTATTCTCGTAAAAAATCATCTACTACATTGGGTGTTTTTGGTTTCAAATAACTACTATCGAATTGGTTGTTTTGATACTCGGTCCGACAATTGGACTAGGGACGTTCCTTTGCCGAAGGAGTTGTGTAAAGCTTGTAACAAGTTTGTTATGCGAAGCTTAGGAGTTATTAATGGCTGCTTGTGTTTATCCACAGCTACTCCTTTATTGGAAGAAGTATGGATGATGAAAGATTATGAAACAAAGGAATCTTGGGTTAAGTTGTTCCATATTACTGATCAATTTGATTATTCTTGTTTTTATCAATTCACCCaaccttttttttgttttcgtaGAGAATCAAAAGACGAGGTTTTGGGTACGAATATGAACGGGAAAGGACTATTCTGGTACGACATTGGACCAATAACATACGGTAAGaaagaaaaaattaaaaaaattccaGATTTTTTCGAAGGGTGCTTTTTTACAGGAAGCCTTGTTGAGATTCCAGGTGGTTGTCATATCAGTCGAGATAAGCTAAATGATTTATTTTATGAATGCTATTAA